One window of Dehalobacterium formicoaceticum genomic DNA carries:
- the spoIIIAE gene encoding stage III sporulation protein AE codes for MIVKKWYATLILSLFLLGCIPPHLQAAEDIAPVYEEEQFILSEIEEYVNQVDQQIKEHIPELSLKKIYEDIKSGEFSWNIKDIILSLLGYLFKEVVANGELMTQLLILAVASAVLANLQGAFTQGNIAILGHSVIYLVLISIALNSFSLAVNAGKESIDAMTSFLYGIMPVLFSLLAAMGNMTSVLLIQPTMVMMLSFSTFMIKTVVFPLIYFMAVLNIVSQISPHFKVTRLAGLFKDVSMGLFGIVMTVFVGFLGMQGLAGSVANGLTLKAAKFATGAFIPVVGRSLADAMDTVIGTSLILKNGIGIVGVIGIFLLCIIPGIKIIAISLIYRVVAAVLQPFGENQLSEALHSLANSLLLIFAAVAAVGLMFFFVIAITIGTANISMMLR; via the coding sequence ATGATTGTGAAAAAATGGTACGCAACCCTTATATTATCATTATTTCTTCTCGGGTGTATACCTCCGCACCTTCAGGCTGCAGAGGATATTGCCCCCGTTTATGAAGAGGAACAATTTATTCTTTCTGAAATTGAAGAATATGTCAATCAGGTGGACCAGCAAATAAAGGAACATATTCCGGAATTAAGTCTTAAAAAAATCTATGAGGACATCAAATCAGGTGAATTCTCCTGGAATATCAAGGATATTATTCTGAGTCTATTAGGTTATCTCTTTAAAGAAGTGGTGGCCAACGGTGAGCTCATGACTCAACTGTTAATCCTGGCCGTGGCCAGTGCAGTTTTAGCCAATCTCCAGGGCGCTTTTACCCAAGGAAACATTGCCATCCTGGGGCATAGTGTGATCTATCTCGTGCTCATTTCCATAGCTTTAAACTCTTTTTCTTTGGCCGTCAATGCCGGAAAAGAATCCATCGATGCCATGACCAGCTTTTTATATGGTATTATGCCTGTTTTGTTTTCCCTGCTGGCTGCCATGGGAAATATGACCTCGGTTCTTCTTATTCAGCCGACCATGGTTATGATGCTGAGCTTTTCCACCTTCATGATTAAAACGGTGGTTTTCCCTCTCATCTACTTTATGGCGGTTTTAAATATTGTCAGTCAAATTTCTCCGCATTTTAAGGTCACCCGCCTGGCCGGTTTGTTTAAGGATGTGTCAATGGGCCTTTTTGGTATTGTAATGACCGTTTTTGTGGGTTTTCTGGGTATGCAGGGGTTAGCCGGTTCCGTAGCAAATGGATTAACTCTAAAAGCGGCAAAATTTGCCACCGGCGCTTTTATTCCGGTGGTGGGGAGGTCGCTGGCCGATGCCATGGATACTGTCATCGGTACCTCCCTAATCTTAAAAAATGGCATTGGGATTGTGGGTGTGATCGGCATTTTTCTCTTATGCATTATTCCCGGCATTAAAATCATTGCGATTAGCCTGATTTACCGAGTTGTGGCTGCGGTACTTCAACCTTTTGGTGAGAACCAATTATCAGAAGCACTTCATTCCCTGGCCAATTCTCTATTGCTTATTTTTGCTGCCGTTGCGGCAGTCGGATTAATGTTCTTTTTTGTCATTGCCATTACTATTGGTACCGCTAATATTAGTATGATGTTAAGGTAG
- the spoIIIAD gene encoding stage III sporulation protein AD, whose translation MEDLFAIIGLALVTTILVVFIKESKIPALGMVISVFVGAVIFIQILPKISYVVSAFEELATRASINTFYLTTIFKIIGISYIAEFGAQVCRDAGQGAIATKVEFSAKILVMVLAVPIIGAILESVVRLLP comes from the coding sequence ATGGAAGACTTATTTGCCATTATCGGGTTAGCTTTGGTCACAACTATCCTCGTTGTCTTTATCAAGGAGAGCAAAATTCCTGCCTTGGGAATGGTGATCAGCGTTTTTGTCGGGGCAGTGATTTTTATTCAAATTCTGCCTAAAATATCCTACGTTGTTTCTGCCTTTGAGGAATTAGCAACCAGAGCCAGTATCAACACCTTTTATTTAACTACCATTTTTAAGATCATCGGTATTTCCTATATTGCAGAATTTGGCGCCCAGGTATGCCGCGACGCTGGACAAGGGGCCATCGCAACAAAAGTAGAGTTTTCTGCCAAAATACTGGTCATGGTTTTAGCAGTTCCTATTATCGGAGCGATTTTGGAATCTGTTGTACGACTGCTCCCCTGA
- a CDS encoding SpoIIIAC/SpoIIIAD family protein, which translates to MMGDTGVILLLAGLAIGVTIIQSFLKQAGRDEFAYLVLVVGLTIGLIKIIPVILNLFQQVKTVFNLY; encoded by the coding sequence ATGATGGGAGATACAGGGGTCATTTTGCTGTTGGCAGGTTTGGCCATTGGCGTGACAATTATTCAATCCTTTTTGAAACAAGCGGGAAGAGATGAATTTGCCTATCTGGTGCTGGTGGTCGGCTTAACCATTGGACTGATCAAGATCATTCCTGTGATTCTCAACCTTTTTCAGCAAGTGAAAACGGTCTTCAATCTTTACTAG
- the spoIIIAA gene encoding stage III sporulation protein AA, translated as MIYEIPAIKQENLIEEKIKKEIFPFLAPDLRILLNQLLAPEIQTLEEIRLRIHAPVLLKQRCRDQYLTSQGDLTEKWETSLTLGKGTLDKTVSLLSNSSLYALEEELQKGFLTLPGGHRVGFVGRAVLEGGKIRTLKQISGVNIRVARFVAGSAAKIIGHLVQRNTLCHTLIISPPQAGKTTLVRDIITLLSDGFPGFKSIDVGLVDERSEIAGCLDGIPQMPIGHRTDVLDGCPKAEGMMMLVRSMAPQVIATDEVGRIEDGKALEEVIHAGIKILTTVHGMGREDLLNRPVIREFIRDKVFERYVVLSRRNGPGTIEQIYDREWKPLLEGRMKS; from the coding sequence ATGATCTATGAAATACCTGCAATTAAACAAGAAAACCTAATCGAAGAAAAGATAAAAAAGGAAATATTTCCTTTTCTTGCTCCTGATCTGCGCATTTTATTAAACCAGCTGCTCGCTCCGGAAATCCAAACCCTGGAGGAAATCAGACTGCGCATACATGCGCCGGTGTTGCTGAAACAAAGATGCAGAGATCAGTATCTTACATCTCAAGGGGATTTAACGGAGAAATGGGAGACAAGTCTTACCCTGGGCAAGGGAACCTTGGATAAAACCGTTTCCTTATTATCTAATTCCTCCCTCTATGCCTTGGAAGAAGAATTGCAGAAAGGCTTTCTTACCCTTCCCGGCGGTCACCGGGTGGGTTTTGTCGGACGGGCAGTGCTGGAAGGAGGAAAGATCCGTACCTTAAAACAAATCTCCGGGGTCAACATTCGTGTCGCACGTTTTGTTGCCGGTTCTGCTGCCAAAATCATCGGTCATTTGGTGCAGAGGAATACTCTCTGCCATACCTTAATCATCTCTCCCCCCCAGGCAGGGAAAACCACCTTAGTGCGGGATATCATCACTCTGCTTTCAGATGGATTTCCCGGCTTTAAGTCCATCGACGTGGGTTTAGTGGATGAACGTTCAGAAATTGCCGGATGCCTGGACGGAATCCCCCAAATGCCTATCGGACATCGGACGGATGTATTAGACGGCTGTCCCAAGGCAGAGGGGATGATGATGCTGGTGCGTTCTATGGCTCCACAGGTGATCGCCACAGATGAGGTAGGACGTATTGAGGATGGCAAAGCCCTGGAAGAAGTGATCCATGCCGGCATTAAAATCTTAACTACCGTTCATGGTATGGGTAGGGAAGATCTTCTAAACCGGCCTGTGATCAGAGAATTTATCAGGGATAAGGTCTTTGAACGTTATGTAGTTTTAAGTCGCAGAAACGGTCCCGGTACCATTGAACAGATCTATGATCGGGAATGGAAGCCCTTATTGGAAGGGAGGATGAAATCATGA
- a CDS encoding CD1247 N-terminal domain-containing protein, whose translation MKDLKQQIAYLQGLAEGLGISEETKEGKVIKQIINVLEEMALSITDLEMQQSEMEDYLEGIDDDLTDLEDDFYDEDDEDDDEDDTDYVEVKCPNCNDIVCFDADILEDDDLIEVTCPHCDEVVYINDGSYDDPCTCCGDHELDEFDFDDDDEEKESHTEDI comes from the coding sequence ATGAAGGATCTAAAACAACAAATTGCATACTTACAAGGTTTGGCAGAAGGATTGGGGATTTCTGAAGAAACTAAGGAAGGGAAAGTAATTAAACAAATCATCAATGTTTTGGAAGAAATGGCGCTATCCATTACTGATCTGGAAATGCAGCAGTCCGAAATGGAAGATTACCTGGAAGGTATTGATGATGATTTAACTGATTTGGAAGATGATTTCTATGATGAAGATGACGAAGATGATGACGAAGACGACACAGATTATGTAGAAGTAAAATGTCCCAACTGCAACGATATTGTTTGTTTTGATGCAGACATTTTAGAGGATGATGACCTGATCGAAGTCACTTGCCCCCACTGCGATGAAGTAGTATATATAAATGACGGCAGTTATGATGATCCCTGCACATGCTGTGGGGACCACGAGCTGGATGAATTTGATTTCGATGATGATGATGAGGAAAAAGAATCCCATACAGAAGATATTTAA
- the efp gene encoding elongation factor P, with product MISTNDFRTGVTIQLDGDAYQVVDFQHVKPGKGSAFVRSKLRNVRTGATIEKTFNAGEKLPKAHLERKEMQYLYHDGTAFVMMDVNNFEQMSLNDDQIGDGKKYLKENMNIHILLFQNQVIGVDLPSQVDLEVTETEPGIKGDTASGGSKPATVETGAVVRVPFFINVGDLITINTKTGDYIGRA from the coding sequence ATGATTTCAACAAATGATTTCCGCACAGGGGTGACCATTCAATTAGATGGAGATGCCTATCAAGTGGTGGATTTCCAACATGTCAAACCGGGGAAGGGGTCTGCTTTTGTCCGTTCTAAGCTGAGGAATGTTCGTACCGGAGCAACGATTGAAAAGACCTTTAATGCAGGTGAAAAGCTTCCCAAAGCTCATTTGGAACGAAAGGAAATGCAATATTTATACCATGATGGGACAGCCTTTGTGATGATGGATGTCAATAATTTTGAACAAATGTCGTTGAATGATGATCAAATCGGTGATGGCAAAAAGTATCTCAAAGAAAACATGAACATACATATTCTCCTTTTCCAGAATCAGGTAATCGGTGTCGATTTGCCATCTCAAGTAGATCTGGAGGTTACGGAGACGGAACCGGGTATCAAAGGTGATACGGCTTCCGGCGGTTCCAAACCTGCCACAGTGGAAACCGGAGCTGTGGTGCGGGTTCCTTTCTTTATTAATGTCGGGGATCTGATAACCATTAATACGAAAACAGGGGATTATATTGGACGAGCTTAA
- the aroQ gene encoding type II 3-dehydroquinate dehydratase, which yields MAKILVLHGPNLNLLGLREREVYGDGSLERINENLTQLGEKFHITMVFAQSNVEGEIINLLHDEGSTSDCVILNPAAYTHYSIAIRDAVKAIQTPVIEVHLSNIYAREEFRHHSVIAPVAAGQVSGFGHFGYEMAFFAALNMIKRR from the coding sequence ATGGCAAAAATCCTGGTCTTGCACGGACCGAACCTGAATCTCCTCGGCTTACGAGAAAGAGAAGTTTATGGGGATGGTTCCCTGGAAAGGATTAATGAAAACCTTACTCAATTGGGGGAAAAATTTCACATTACCATGGTGTTTGCCCAGTCTAATGTGGAAGGGGAGATTATCAATCTTTTGCATGACGAAGGCAGTACCTCTGATTGTGTGATCTTAAATCCTGCTGCATATACCCATTATAGTATTGCCATTCGTGATGCTGTAAAAGCAATTCAAACTCCTGTCATCGAGGTTCATTTATCCAATATATATGCCCGGGAAGAGTTTAGGCATCATTCTGTCATTGCTCCTGTAGCTGCGGGACAGGTGAGCGGATTTGGCCATTTTGGTTATGAAATGGCTTTCTTTGCGGCTTTGAACATGATCAAGCGGCGTTAA
- a CDS encoding TldD/PmbA family protein, translated as MTEINLQNIGEKVLKSVSSRGISLAEVFLTRSRDLSIDVSDQQVETMKLAEEIGLCLRLFHHNRLGFAYSSDFSDTALDQMVTQGIDNAQITAQDEFYTLPEPVTYYPEMDLIDPQIPQVPVSEKISLAKEIEGRARQYDPRIKITERCAYSDAFYQVVIMNTLGVYGQYQGSYCGASAFLVAEEGGDSQTGFGFQYRLKYQELNPEAIALEAAEKAVRMLGAKNISTQTMVTVLDPYIGTKFLGLMGNSLSSEAVQKSKSFFAGKINSQVASPLITIIDDGARKGEIMSAPFDGEGVPCQKNDLIVDGMLTGFLYNTYTGAKERKKSTGNGIRGSYKGMPEVGTTNLYIAGGDTEKEELLKQANQGIYITDVMGMHTANPISGDFSLGASGLLIEKGELTKPVRGIAIAGNVFDLFSNIDGVGSDLTFFVGKGSPTLKIAKMTVSGC; from the coding sequence GTGACAGAGATTAATCTGCAAAATATTGGCGAAAAAGTACTGAAATCAGTTTCATCTCGGGGAATTTCTTTGGCTGAGGTTTTCTTAACCAGGTCCAGGGATTTATCTATTGATGTGAGCGATCAGCAGGTAGAGACAATGAAATTAGCGGAGGAAATTGGGCTGTGCCTGCGTCTGTTCCATCATAACCGTTTGGGGTTTGCTTATTCCTCGGATTTTTCTGATACTGCTTTAGATCAAATGGTCACCCAGGGGATTGATAATGCTCAAATTACAGCCCAGGATGAATTTTATACCCTGCCGGAACCTGTTACTTACTATCCTGAAATGGATCTGATCGATCCCCAAATTCCTCAAGTGCCTGTATCAGAAAAAATTTCCCTGGCAAAAGAAATTGAAGGACGAGCCAGGCAATATGATCCCCGCATTAAAATTACAGAACGATGTGCTTATTCCGATGCGTTTTATCAGGTGGTAATTATGAATACCCTTGGGGTTTACGGGCAGTACCAGGGTTCCTATTGCGGTGCTTCTGCCTTTTTGGTGGCAGAAGAAGGAGGAGACTCCCAAACGGGTTTTGGTTTTCAATATCGCTTAAAATATCAGGAATTAAACCCGGAAGCAATCGCCCTGGAAGCAGCCGAAAAGGCCGTGCGCATGCTGGGAGCCAAGAACATTAGTACCCAAACCATGGTGACCGTATTGGACCCTTACATTGGGACTAAATTCCTGGGCTTAATGGGGAATTCTTTGTCTTCTGAAGCAGTGCAAAAGAGCAAATCTTTTTTTGCCGGGAAGATCAATTCCCAGGTGGCCTCACCTCTGATCACTATTATTGATGACGGCGCCAGAAAAGGGGAAATTATGTCTGCTCCTTTTGACGGGGAAGGAGTCCCCTGTCAAAAAAATGACCTGATTGTAGATGGCATGCTGACAGGTTTTTTATACAACACCTATACAGGGGCCAAGGAAAGGAAAAAATCCACAGGAAATGGCATCAGAGGTTCCTATAAAGGAATGCCGGAAGTAGGTACCACCAATTTATACATTGCCGGCGGAGACACAGAAAAAGAGGAATTGCTGAAACAAGCCAATCAGGGAATTTATATTACAGATGTGATGGGCATGCATACGGCAAATCCCATTTCTGGAGACTTTTCTTTAGGCGCCAGCGGCTTATTGATTGAAAAGGGTGAATTAACCAAGCCTGTGCGGGGAATCGCTATCGCCGGCAATGTTTTTGACTTATTTTCCAACATTGATGGCGTAGGTTCGGATTTAACCTTCTTTGTGGGTAAAGGCAGTCCTACTTTAAAAATCGCTAAAATGACGGTCAGCGGCTGTTAA
- a CDS encoding TldD/PmbA family protein encodes MLSKNELEKILDKALAAGGDFADIFMEKKVTTGIGCEDNKIERVNTGIDMGAGVRVISGETTSYAYTNDVSLDGLLEVAQIASRAAKSERSNKPVKITKKMPQFDFEIEMPPHQVSVSHKVEQVQLANQGARNIDEKIKQVSVGYGDVIQDVLIANSLGDQVEDRRIRTRLIVHAVASDQGQVQTGYESLGGTQGFEIFKCHNAEELGKAAGERACALLKAAPAPAGKMTVVMASEAGGTMVHEACGHGLEADLVQKKLSVYGDKIGQKVASSLVAVVDDATILGKFGTYRFDDEGIHGQKKTLIENGVLKGYMYDHLTAQKDHQKSTGNGRRESYREKPIPRMTNTYIAAGKDDPEKIIKDTKNGIFVKRMGGGQVNTTNGDFVFDVAEGYIIEDGEIKNLVRGATLTGNGPQALVMVDRVGSDLGFAIGTCGKDGQGAPVSDAQPTIRIQELIVGGTAQTEAKSKTTMKRL; translated from the coding sequence ATGCTCTCAAAAAATGAATTGGAAAAAATATTGGATAAAGCTCTGGCAGCAGGGGGTGACTTTGCCGATATTTTTATGGAAAAAAAAGTTACCACGGGCATTGGCTGCGAAGACAATAAAATTGAACGGGTCAATACAGGGATAGATATGGGAGCCGGTGTGCGGGTGATCAGCGGTGAAACCACTTCTTATGCCTACACCAATGATGTATCTCTTGACGGGCTTTTGGAGGTTGCCCAGATCGCTTCCCGGGCGGCTAAAAGCGAGCGCAGCAACAAACCTGTCAAAATCACTAAAAAAATGCCTCAATTTGATTTTGAAATAGAAATGCCTCCTCATCAAGTATCTGTTTCCCATAAGGTGGAACAAGTTCAGCTGGCCAATCAGGGAGCCCGGAACATTGACGAAAAAATTAAACAAGTTTCTGTCGGCTATGGGGATGTGATTCAGGATGTATTGATCGCTAATTCCTTGGGTGACCAAGTGGAAGATCGCCGCATCCGAACCCGACTGATTGTTCATGCCGTAGCTTCCGATCAAGGTCAGGTACAGACAGGTTACGAATCATTAGGAGGCACCCAGGGCTTTGAAATCTTTAAATGTCATAATGCAGAAGAATTAGGCAAGGCTGCCGGAGAAAGAGCATGCGCTCTTTTAAAGGCAGCCCCTGCTCCGGCAGGCAAAATGACAGTGGTCATGGCATCGGAGGCAGGAGGCACCATGGTTCACGAAGCCTGCGGCCACGGTTTGGAAGCGGATTTGGTGCAAAAGAAATTATCTGTTTATGGTGATAAAATTGGGCAAAAGGTGGCCTCTTCTTTGGTCGCCGTGGTAGATGATGCTACTATTTTAGGAAAATTCGGTACCTACCGCTTTGATGACGAAGGAATCCATGGGCAAAAGAAAACTCTGATTGAGAACGGAGTTTTAAAAGGTTATATGTACGATCATCTCACCGCTCAAAAGGATCATCAGAAATCCACCGGTAATGGCCGGCGGGAATCTTATCGGGAAAAACCCATCCCGCGCATGACCAATACTTATATTGCCGCCGGTAAAGATGACCCGGAAAAAATTATCAAAGATACGAAAAATGGCATCTTTGTGAAAAGGATGGGCGGCGGTCAAGTCAATACTACCAACGGTGACTTTGTGTTTGATGTGGCGGAAGGTTACATCATCGAAGATGGTGAGATTAAGAACTTGGTTCGGGGCGCAACGCTCACCGGCAATGGCCCCCAAGCTTTGGTCATGGTGGATCGGGTCGGCTCCGATTTAGGTTTTGCCATCGGCACTTGCGGTAAGGATGGTCAGGGAGCTCCTGTGTCCGATGCCCAACCTACCATCCGTATTCAGGAACTGATCGTGGGGGGCACTGCGCAGACTGAGGCGAAGAGCAAAACCACCATGAAACGTTTATAA
- the aroB gene encoding 3-dehydroquinate synthase, whose protein sequence is MKKVEVLLGARSYQIQIGSKMLAHLGTELKKLKIPEKILIITNTTVAPLYGDVVAKTLREAGFALETLILPDGEDFKTLETVSRIYDHAVSFGLDRYGTMLALGGGVIGDMAGFAAATYMRGINFIQVPTTLLAQVDASVGGKVAVNHPRGKNLIGAFYQPKLVFIDIDTISTLESREIRSGMAEVIKYGVIADDQFFSYLEEHTVYDDHFLTEIIEKSCTIKAQVVKNDELDQGQRAILNFGHTIGHGLEAATSYQVYRHGEAVAVGMVGAALIAQEMGLITKEETDRIKKLILRTGLPIRFTGVNWDELWFHIQADKKAQSGNINFILPTAIGSVQIAPVEPSLIRKVVEQELQG, encoded by the coding sequence ATGAAAAAAGTTGAGGTTTTATTAGGAGCCCGCAGTTACCAAATTCAAATTGGTTCAAAGATGCTGGCACATCTGGGAACTGAATTAAAAAAATTAAAAATTCCGGAGAAAATTCTCATCATCACCAACACGACTGTTGCCCCCCTATACGGAGATGTGGTTGCAAAGACACTCCGGGAAGCGGGTTTTGCTCTGGAAACACTGATCTTACCCGATGGAGAGGATTTTAAAACTTTGGAAACTGTATCCCGTATTTATGATCATGCTGTTTCTTTTGGCTTGGACCGTTATGGTACCATGCTGGCCTTAGGCGGAGGAGTAATCGGTGATATGGCCGGATTTGCAGCCGCGACCTACATGCGGGGCATCAATTTTATCCAGGTTCCCACCACTCTTTTGGCCCAGGTGGATGCCAGCGTGGGAGGCAAGGTTGCCGTGAATCATCCCCGGGGAAAAAACCTGATCGGCGCCTTTTATCAGCCGAAATTGGTTTTTATAGATATTGATACCATTTCCACGCTGGAGTCACGGGAAATCCGTTCCGGCATGGCGGAGGTTATCAAATATGGGGTCATTGCAGATGATCAATTTTTTTCTTACTTAGAAGAACATACTGTTTATGATGATCATTTTTTGACGGAGATTATTGAAAAATCATGTACTATCAAAGCTCAGGTGGTCAAAAATGATGAATTGGATCAGGGTCAGCGCGCCATTTTAAATTTTGGCCACACTATCGGTCATGGGCTGGAGGCAGCCACTTCTTATCAGGTTTATCGTCACGGTGAGGCGGTGGCCGTTGGCATGGTTGGCGCTGCTTTAATTGCCCAGGAAATGGGACTGATCACCAAAGAAGAGACGGACAGAATCAAGAAACTTATTCTTCGGACCGGACTTCCCATCCGCTTTACCGGGGTGAATTGGGATGAATTATGGTTTCATATCCAGGCGGATAAAAAGGCCCAGTCTGGTAATATTAATTTTATCCTGCCTACTGCCATCGGATCGGTTCAGATCGCCCCGGTGGAGCCTTCATTGATTCGAAAAGTGGTGGAACAGGAACTCCAAGGATAA
- a CDS encoding shikimate kinase — protein sequence MPNIVLIGFMGTGKSAIGRVIARALNFKFVDSDQMIEEVTGLTVNQIFRKHGEIRFRSEEDLVLEKLAKGDHLVIATGGGAILNHKSMEALKKNGYFVLLTADPEVILERVSRKNTRPLLAKGRNLENVNNLLAEREESYHYYADATIDTSRQDIEDSARQIIRIVKEKWSYEKS from the coding sequence ATGCCCAATATCGTTTTAATCGGTTTTATGGGAACAGGGAAAAGTGCCATTGGCCGGGTCATAGCCCGTGCTTTAAACTTTAAGTTTGTTGATTCGGATCAAATGATTGAAGAAGTAACAGGGTTGACCGTGAATCAGATTTTCCGCAAACACGGGGAAATTCGTTTTCGTTCCGAGGAAGACCTGGTTTTAGAAAAATTGGCCAAGGGGGATCACTTAGTGATTGCCACCGGAGGAGGTGCCATTTTAAATCACAAAAGTATGGAAGCTTTGAAAAAGAATGGTTATTTTGTGCTCCTCACCGCTGATCCGGAGGTTATTTTAGAGCGTGTATCCAGAAAGAATACCCGGCCCTTGTTGGCTAAGGGTCGCAACTTAGAAAATGTTAATAATCTTTTGGCGGAAAGGGAAGAAAGCTATCATTATTATGCGGATGCTACTATAGATACTTCCCGTCAGGATATTGAAGATTCGGCAAGACAAATCATACGTATCGTAAAGGAAAAATGGAGTTATGAAAAAAGTTGA
- the aroC gene encoding chorismate synthase, producing MRFLTAGESHGPMLTAIIEGFPANLPLTADFINQELARRQMGYGRGGRMQIEQDQVEILSGVRNGLTMGSPITLQIKNRDWVNWAEVMSPAPGADMTTKKITRPRPGHADLTGSIKYDQGDMRNILERSSARETASRVAVGAVAKALLKEMDIMVFGRVVAIGGIKDTNPLPGIPWEELFSQVENSPVRCFDEQVSENILRMIDQAKKEGDTLGGVFEIIITKVPAGLGSHVHWERKIDGRLAGALMSIQGIKGVEVGLGIQSADQPGSKVHDEIGYEENNGFFRYSNHAGGIEGGMSNGEPIVIRAAMKPIPTLMKPLNTVDRATKEKLTAQVERSDVCAVPAACVVGEAVAAWEIARSLQEKFGGDTLEEMKERVKKYRIYLRQV from the coding sequence ATGCGTTTTCTTACAGCAGGAGAATCCCACGGACCGATGCTGACAGCTATTATTGAAGGGTTTCCGGCAAATTTGCCCCTAACGGCCGATTTTATCAACCAGGAATTAGCCCGCCGGCAGATGGGTTATGGACGGGGGGGCAGGATGCAGATTGAGCAAGATCAAGTGGAAATTTTGTCTGGGGTGCGTAATGGTTTGACCATGGGAAGCCCCATTACCTTACAAATTAAGAACCGGGATTGGGTGAACTGGGCCGAAGTGATGTCACCTGCACCGGGAGCGGATATGACAACAAAAAAAATTACCCGGCCACGTCCCGGTCATGCCGACTTAACCGGCAGCATAAAATATGATCAGGGTGATATGAGAAATATCCTGGAAAGATCCAGTGCCCGGGAAACAGCATCTCGGGTAGCCGTTGGTGCAGTGGCCAAAGCGCTGCTCAAGGAAATGGATATCATGGTTTTTGGACGTGTGGTAGCGATTGGAGGGATCAAAGATACCAATCCCCTGCCCGGAATTCCCTGGGAAGAGTTATTTTCCCAAGTAGAAAATTCTCCTGTACGCTGCTTTGATGAGCAAGTTTCTGAAAACATTTTGAGAATGATCGATCAGGCCAAAAAGGAAGGGGATACCTTAGGAGGGGTTTTTGAAATCATCATTACCAAGGTACCCGCAGGCTTGGGCAGCCATGTTCATTGGGAGCGGAAAATTGACGGACGTTTAGCGGGGGCTTTAATGAGCATTCAGGGAATTAAAGGTGTAGAAGTGGGCTTGGGTATTCAGTCAGCTGACCAACCGGGTTCCAAAGTACATGATGAGATTGGGTATGAAGAAAATAACGGCTTTTTCCGTTATTCCAACCATGCCGGGGGCATCGAAGGGGGGATGTCCAACGGTGAACCCATCGTCATCCGGGCAGCCATGAAACCGATTCCCACTTTGATGAAGCCCTTGAATACGGTGGATCGTGCTACAAAGGAAAAGTTAACGGCCCAAGTAGAACGGTCCGATGTATGTGCTGTTCCTGCCGCCTGTGTGGTCGGGGAAGCAGTGGCAGCATGGGAAATCGCCCGCTCACTTCAAGAAAAGTTTGGAGGAGATACCCTGGAAGAAATGAAAGAAAGGGTGAAGAAATACAGAATATATTTAAGGCAGGTGTAG